The Anopheles coluzzii chromosome 2, AcolN3, whole genome shotgun sequence genome window below encodes:
- the LOC120949640 gene encoding GPI ethanolamine phosphate transferase 2, with protein sequence MNARQDHIAVYTFVVFLFSFSLFCYGFFPLSFSPSTKANLDELPQGVGNASFSGVDYKPKISRAVLMVIDALRMDFVLQEENFQFLNQLLGDGKACLYRLQVHPPTVTMPRIKAMTSGAIPSFLDVILNLGSPEMKLDTFLYQMKQRQQKTVFYGDNTWTNMFPETFHRQGENSDSLYVNDFYKGDRNITKFLKLELEMYDWKLMILHYLGLDHIGHVEGPFSGKVPGKLKEMDKVIKTIYQTMDKWKQKYYTKPLLVITGDHGMRDSGGHGGSSHPETIVPVVIVSDQCAKSEETFLQIDLAPTMSILMGVAIPYASIGSVIDPALKMLHRREMLHALYYNTQRLVTKVELIINNKFTKSEWQNSFEEAKQLHQKFMKDAADISAYKRTVLLYTSVSKKLTQLLISSYIRYDILFIVIGMVMALFCAAIAVLQLLQDTNASVLTLQPKLFPSINCMLLSFLLLKLLSFEKQSSAEPSNCFHAVLVSLSVVYFTLWAILSHLLKSMQASLWTLLKSASLLSLFIWFGTSFHCVSLGSSSFVEEEHQTWYYLTSTIMILLTLKEVSVMNNTIGALSRHTKSDASLVEVCKEERNIFCAGSIAFLCIHVTVRRFNQTGDKWQHLPDVGDWLSKEEHKMWLSLTMLVGLCYLVYQICYMAGLLTTVLSLTASLLIYYYRAASGTVSIFGLSASNSAICLTIFWINLVEIFFIGFLPMMYRAIMGRTSQKRTGELFNNCIIIVALLSALLHKPHNVLLVGALLATSRFVAERIDRIADDKHCSILLKVITHYWLGKTFYFYQGNSNSLASIDLNAGYVGLNNFDMLRVGLFLTLHTFSGPILSFLLLLHHIFSDNERDVKHLPVVTNVRERMLTLTNVLITVPGSFFITVATVLRDHIFAWTVFSPKIIYEYFTVWLVLIQVMLVWLLLPKKSCASV encoded by the exons ATGAACGCGCGACAAGATCACATTGCGGTGTACACgtttgtggtgtttttgttttccttcagtttgttttgctatggGTTCTTTCCTCTATCATTTTCGCCTTCCACCAAAGCCAACCTAGATGAGCTACCTCAAGGCGTCGGCAATGCCAG CTTTAGCGGCGTTGACTATAAGCCGAAAATATCGAGAGCCGTGTTGATGGTGATAGACGCCCTACGAATGGATTTTGTGCTGCAGGAGGAAAACTTCCAGTTCCTCAACCAGCTGCTGGGTGATGGGAAGGCTTGCCTGTACCGTTTGCAGGTACATCCACCGACGGTAACGATGCCGCGAATAAAAGCAATGACATCCGGTGCGATACCGAGCTTTCTGGACGTGATTCTGAACCTGGGCAGTCCCGAAATGAAGCTAGACACGTTCCTCTATCAAATGAAGCAACGGCAGCAGAAAACAGTGTTTTACGGTGACAATACCTGGACTAACATGTTTCCAGAAACGTTTCATCGCCAGGGCGAGAACTCCGACTCACTCTACGTGAATGACTTTTACAAG GGCGACCGAAACATAACAAAGTTTCTTAAGCTGGAGCTAGAGATGTACGATTGGAAGTTAATGATCCTGCATTATCTTGGGTTGGACCACATCGGACACGTGGAGGGCCCGTTCAGTGGCAAAGTACCGGGCAAGCTGAAGGAAATGGACAAAGTTATAAAAACTATCTATCAAACCATGGACAAATGG AAACAGAAGTACTACACCAAACCATTGCTAGTCATAACGGGTGATCATGGCATGCGAGATTCGGGTGGCCATGGTGGTTCGTCACATCCCGAAACGATCGTACCTGTCGTCATTGTGAGCGATCAATGTGCGAAAAGTGAAGAAACATTCCTGCAAATCGATCTAGCTCCCACCATGTCCATCTTGATGGGCGTTGCCATACCCTATGCATCGATTGGTTCGGTCATAGATCCCGCACTGAAGATGCTACACCGAAGGGAAATGCTGCACGCACTGTACTACAACACTCAAAGACTGGTCACGAAAGTGgaattaattataaataataaatttacaaaaagcG AGTGGCAAAATTCCTTTGAAGAGGCGAAACAGCTACATCAGAAGTTTATGAAAGATGCAGCCGACATTTCCGCCTACAAACGAACCGTTTTGCTGTACACATCCGTGTCGAAAAAGCTAACTCAACTGCTGATTTCAAGCTACATACGATATGACATTCTGTTTATCGTGATCGGCATGGTTATGgctttgttttgtgctgcaaTTGCAGTTTTGCAGCTTTTGCAAGATACAAATGCGAGCGTTTTAACCCTGCAACCGAAACTCTTTCCCAGCATCAACTGTATGCTTTTAAGCTTTCTTCTACTGAAGCTTTTATCGTTCGAGAAGCAATCGTCTGCGGAACCGTCCAATTGCTTCCATGCCGTATTAGTCTCCCTGTCGGTGGTCTACTTTACGCTGTGGGCAATACTTTCGCACTTGCTCAAGAGCATGCAGGCATCGCTATGGACACTGCTCAAGAGTGCATCGTTGCTTTCGCTTTTCATTTGGTTCGGTACAAGCTTCCATTGTGTTTCGCTGGGCAGTAGCTCGTTCGTGGAGGAAGAGCATCAAACTTGGTACTACCTTACCAGCACCATAATGATACTGCTCACCTTAAAGGAGGTAAGCGTAATGAACAACACGATCGGCGCGCTCAGTCGACACACGAAATCCGATGCATCGCTGGTGGAAGTGTGCAAAGAGGAACGGAACATTTTCTGTGCCGGTTCGATCGCTTTCTTGTGCATTCACGTTACTGTACGACGCTTCAATCAAACGGGCGACAAGTGGCAACACTTACCCGACGTGGGCGATTGGCTATCAAAGGAGGAACATAAAATGTGGCTTAGCCTGACCATGCTGGTCGGGTTGTGCTATTTGGTGTATCAAATCTGCTACATGGCCGGACTGCTCACAACTGTACTATCGCTGACGGCTTCCTTGCTTATCTACTACTACCGTGCTGCGTCTGGCACCGTGAGCATCTTCGGGTTAAGCGCATCCAA CTCAGCAAtttgtttgaccattttttgGATTAATTTGGTAGAAATATTCTTTATCGGATTTTTACCGATGATGTATCGGGCAATTATGGGACGTACTTCGCAAAAACGCACGGGAGAGCTGTTCAACAACTGTATTATCATCGTTGCGCTGCTGTCCGCACTACTGCACAAACCGCACAATGTATTGCTCGTTGGCGCACTGCTGGCTACGAGCAGATTTGTCGCTGAACGTATAGACCGCATTGCGGATGACAAGCATTGTAGCATATTGCTCAAAGTAATCACTCATTATTGGTTAGGGAAAACGTTTTATTTCTATCAG GGTAACTCCAACAGTTTGGCCTCCATCGATCTCAACGCCGGCTATGTGGGACTGAACAACTTCGACATGCTGCGTGTGGGGTTGTTCCTTACTCTGCATACCTTTAGTGGGCCTATTTTAAGTTTCCTCCTATTGCTTCATCACATTTTCTCCGACAACGAACGAGATGTGAA GCATCTACCGGTAGTGACTAACGTAAGGGAAAGAATGCTTACACTTACTAACGTACTTATTACCGTACCCGGGAGCTTTTTCATAACAGTCGCTACGGTATTGCGCGACCACATATTCGCGTGGACCGTCTTTTCGCCAAAGATCATCTATGAGTACTTTACCGTGTGGTTGGTATTGATTCAGGTAATGCTAGTCTGGCTACTGCTGCCAAAGAAATCGTGTGCCAGTGTGTGA
- the LOC120949641 gene encoding protein immune deficiency has product MVKFSNLIGTLFSKSAASKLETDAAPLPPRRKADAYGDETMAHTNTPAAAAATQNGNFPNGVQVVPGMENLALVPGGSSQSLEPVAGEHHTATSQTVVNNVQHNTLTAPQTSISNTTGMQVYQIRNASNLHIGNSYTFNTAAVVDEGASTSGSLPGAGSAVKWANLRLSNTISQMMQSQDEVDTELLDTVSRHLGYEWKSFARRLEYSEGQIDAFEADNSTLAEQIYSFMLDWTRNDDDPTLGRLVTLLWNNKHKETVYYIKQVWKKRKEDKNSPERSS; this is encoded by the exons ATGGTGAagttttcaaatttaatagGCACTCTGTTCAGTAAAAGTGCAGCATCGAAGCTAGAGACCGATGCTGCTCCATTGCCGCCCCGACGAAAGGCCGATGCGTACGGGGACGAGACTATGGCTCACACCAAcactcctgctgctgctgctgctacgcaAAATGGGAATTTCCCAAATGGTGTGCAGGTTGTGCCAGGAATGGAAAACTTAGCACTTGTTCCGGGCGGATCGTCACAGTCGTTAGAACCAGTTGCGGGGGAGCATCACACAGCGACATCGCAGACGGTGGTGAACAATGTGCAGCACAACACGCTCACAGCCCCCCAAACCTCCATCTCCAATACAACTGGAATGCAGGTGTATCAGATAAGGAACGCGAGCAATCTACACATCGGAAACAGCTACACGTTTAATACTGCGGCCGTGGTGGACGAAGGTGCTTCCACGAGCGGATCGTTGCCGGGTGCCGGATCCGCCGTGAAGTGGGCCAACTTGCGACTGTCGAACACTATTTCGCAAATGATGCAGAGCCAGGACGAGGTGGACACGGAGCTGCTTGATACGGTGTCGCGCCACTTGGGCTATGAATGGAAAAGCTTCGCCCGTAGGCTTGAATACTCGGAGGGGCAAATCGATGCCTTTGAAGCGGACAACTCCACACTGGCTGAG CAAATATACAGCTTTATGTTAGACTGGACCCGCAACGATGATGATCCTACACTTGGCCGTCTTGTGACGTTGTTGTGGAACAACAAGCACAAGGAAACAGTATACTACATTAAACAGGTgtggaaaaaacgaaaagaagataaaaattCTCCCGAGCGGAGTAGTTAG
- the LOC120949642 gene encoding proteasome subunit alpha type-4, with amino-acid sequence MARRYDSRTTIFSPEGRLYQVEYAMEAISHAGTSLGILAKDGILLAAERRNTNKLLDNVIFSEKIYKLNDDMVCSVAGITSDANVLTNLLRVIAQRYQLNYGEAMPCEQLVSHLCDVKQAYTQYGGKRPFGVSILYMGWDKHYGYQLYQSDPSGNYGGWKATCIGNNSAAAVSALKQELSDSDISLVQAQDLAVKVLSKTLDMTKLTSEKIEMAVLTRENNKTVIKILSSAEVDGLIAKYEKAEAEAEAAKKEKLGQKS; translated from the exons ATG GCTCGTCGTTATGATTCCAGGACCACTATTTTCTCGCCGGAAGGTCGCTTGTATCAGGTGGAGTATGCTATGGAAGCTATCTCACACGCAGGCACTTCGCTTGGCATACTGGCAAAGGATGGAATACTGCTAGCGGCCGAACGGCGCAACACTAACAAACTGTTGGATAATGTGATCTTCTCCGAGAAGATCTACAAACTGAACGA TGATATGGTGTGCTCAGTTGCTGGCATTACTTCGGACGCGAATGTGCTCACGAACCTGCTGCGGGTTATCGCGCAGCGTTACCAGCTGAATTACGGTGAGGCTATGCCCTGCGAGCAGTTAGTATCTCACCTGTGCGATGTGAAACAGGCTTACACGCAGTACGGTGGCAAGCGACCATTCGGCGTTTCTATTCTGTACATGGGCTGGGACAAGCACTACGGTTATCAGCTGTACCAGTCGGATCCCAGCGGCAACTATGGTGGATGGAAGGCAACCTGTATTGGCAACAATTCGGCG GCCGCCGTTTCCGCACTAAAGCAGGAACTGAGCGATAGCGATATCAGCCTCGTGCAGGCGCAGGATTTGGCTGTGAAAGTGCTGTCCAAAACGCTCGATATGACCAAGCTCACATCAGAGAAGA ttgAAATGGCAGTTCTTACCcgtgaaaacaacaaaacagtcaTCAAAATTTTGTCCAGCGCCGAGGTGGACGGCTTGATTGCAAAGTACGAGAAGGCAGAAGCTGAGGCAGAGGCCGCCAAGAAGGAAAAGCTTGGCCAAAAGTCGTAA
- the LOC120951236 gene encoding A disintegrin and metalloproteinase with thrombospondin motifs adt-1 — MPRPQLQPFFTAVGSVMLQIVALLGLILIAARNPTVRCLHMEVERVNHLVLDNAKIDERNLHNFLEEHEQLLLFGDRTTDDFKIVNVRQRKRESRSTPGSGFLQFNLSDGREDNFALRLQKSDILIDESFAFIESYDNSTQLLDDSYDRVLKYRDCFYRNERAAFDLCEGSVRGLIRTNESEIVIHPLPERFGTGAHVILNRNKTIPSDESGETKVMFEPDMNEPTRRRPTVPFYGQSQQSRLKRHISSNHNAKVPDVLHIETAIFIDKDLYRHMSKNYPKNTEAHLIRFVLAMINGVQLLYNHPSLGHPINFILKRLEILHNDPKDLRRSSDIDIYLNSFCGWQRKMNPISDADPVHFDHAVILTGLDLFVVSKNGKVSNQVVGLAPVAGMCTITSSCTINEGKHFESVFVVSHEIGHNLGMRHDTSENNCDPSLYIMSPTLGSGKITWSSCSRNYLNTFLKTSQATCLFDRGHYGSSLDHTGEGRLPGERFDADQQCLLKYGKDSTRSKSQDLADICRDLHCQRDRYTWTSHPALEGTNCGKLMWCRSGVCVSKIPGLTIQSTGKHITAFKTIDKKTFLEGLKFASLRQDISRTLNTIPTWDSWSEPTECVSGCLYGESGRLKEGSTGLRQFTRKCLDKRKNCSGFSRKYETCIAKQCYNIGRTTILEFSNQICGRAKEFDADIIGYGLQKVAEDPEDSCKVFCETKAGVPKTKSWIYPDGTACKVQNGDFDDAYYCVSGRCEKFSCNNTSNNYYRIDGALCTEVYQYTERSGNSIHQENVRDYKSLPLNKNAYPIDRRAESSTIRTALSNYTARKPPPDTEGYSSQAENTFNRWRERSSSELNRLSELQGRKHNWEVKSGCHFSCMERGKGVQIVSSTAGTNTNIQLCTANTIACDKVLSTYEFATQLCKRYQQKVSGLSGIGMQIAPSIEDPDRSCRVACQDTFIRHRFYLVNGEQGHFPFGTRCNHNESNRYCINGKCLHFGSDDIPVNESYNALPNVRIKRSTNRTKRHFEYFAPINVTERLSQEFLENLIANIDFGRTTNENNIVLEEHIDLKNPIYVDP, encoded by the exons atgcCGCGACCACAACTACAACCGTTCTTCACAGCTGTAGGAAGCGTTATGCTACAGATCGTTGCACTGCTGGGGCTAATCTTGATAGCGGCACGCAACCCCACCGTCCGCTGTCTTCACATGGAGGTGGAACGAGTGAACCACTTGGTGTTAGATAATGCAAAG ATCGATGAAAGGAATTTGCATAATTTCCTCGAGGAACATGAACAACTGCTGCTGTTTGGTGATCGTACAACTG ATGATTTCAAGATAGTTAACGTGCGGCAAAGAAAACGTGAAAGCAGGTCAACTCCAGGCAGCGGATTCCTGCAGTTCAACCTTAGCGACGGCCGCG AGGACAATTTTGCTTTGCGATTGCAAAAGTCAGACATTTTGATAGATGAATCATTTGCTTTCATCGAAAGCTACGATAATTCCACTCAACTGTTGGATGATTCGTACGATCGTGTGCTCAAGTATCGGGATTGCTTCTATCGCAATGAGCGTGCAGCGTTCGACCTGTGCGAGGGTAGCGTGCGCGGTTTGATTCGAACCAACGAGTCGGAAATTGTCATACATCCGCTACCGGAACGATTCGGTACCGGGGCACATGTCATTCTgaaccgaaacaaaaccataCCAAGTGATGAAAGTGGCGAAACGAAAGTCATGTTCGAACCGGACATGAATGAGCCAACCCGCCGGAGGCCAACCGTTCCTTTCTACGGTCAGAGTCAACAATCACGGCTCAAACGGCACATCAGCTCAAATCACAACGCCAAGGTGCCGGACGTGCTGCACATCGAGACGGCTATCTTCATCGATAAGGATCTGTATAGGCACATGTCGAAGAACTATCCAAAAAACACCGAAGCACATCTGATACGCTTCGTGCTGGCAATGATCAATGGTGTGCAGCTGCTTTACAACCATCCATCGCTTGGTCATCCGATCAACTTCATCCTCAAGCGACTAGAAATCCTGCACAACGATCCGAAAGATCTTCGACGTTCCAGCGACATTGACATCTATCTGAATAGTTTCTGCGGCTGGCAGCGTAAAATGAATCCCATATCCGACGCTGATCCAGTACACTTTGACCATGCGGTCATACTTACGGGGCTGGATCTGTTCGTGGTGAGCAAAAACGGTAAGGTAAGCAACCAGGTCGTAGGCCTAGCGCCGGTTGCCGGCATGTGCACAATCACTTCAAGCTGTACGATCAATGAGGGAAAACATTTCGAGAGCGTTTTCGTTGTATCGCACGAAATTGGACACAA CTTGGGAATGCGACACGACACGTCGGAAAACAACTGTGATCCTAGCCTGTACATTATGTCACCGACATTGGGCAGCGGTAAGATCACATGGTCATCCTGTAGCCGTAATTACCTGAACACGTTTCTAAA AACTTCTCAAGCTACCTGTCTGTTTGATCGAGGACACTACGGATCATCGCTCGATCACACTGGAGAAGGTCGGTTACCGGGCGAGCGTTTCGATGCTGACCAGCAGTGTCTGTTGAAGTATGGCAAAGACAGTACACGCTCCAAGTCCCAGGATTTGGCCGACATTTGCCGTGATCTTCACTGTCAGCGTGATCGTTACACGTGGACATCGCACCCTGCACTAGAAGGAACAAACTGTGGAAAGCTAATG TGGTGCCGAAGTGGAGTTTGTGTATCCAAAATTCCGGGCCTGACGATACAATCTACTGGCAAACACATCACCGCTTTCAAAACGATCGATAAGAAAACGTTTCTAGAGGGGCTGAAATTTGCCAGCCTGCGGCAGGACATATCGCGAACGTTAAATACCATACCAACGTGGGACTCATGGAGCGAACCGACCGAGTGTGTTTCCGGCTGTCTATACGGTGAGTCCGGTCGACTGAAGGAAGGAAGCACTGGGTTAAGGCAGTTTACAAGAAAATGTCTAGACAAACG TAAAAATTGTTCCGGATTTAGCCGCAAATATGAGACGTGTATCGCCAAACAG tGTTACAACATCGGACGGACAACGATACTAGAGTTTTCCAATCAAATTTGTGGCCGCGCTAAAGAGTTCGATGCGGACATTATCGGGTACGGGTTGCAGAAGGTTGCCGAAGACCCGGAAGACTCGTGCAAAGTGTTTTGCGAAACAAAGGCAGGTGTGCCGAAGACCAAAAGTTGGATCTACCCGGACGGTACCGCTTGTAAGGTGCAGAACGGTGACTTTGACGATGCATACTACTGTGTCAGTGGACGATGTGAAAAGTTTAGCTGCAATAATACCTCCAACAATTACTACCGAATCGACGGAGCACTCTGCACGGAAGTGTACCAATACACCGAACGGAGTGGCAACAGTATTCACCAGGAAAATGTTCGGGACTATAAGAGCTTACCATTGAACAAGAACGCATACCCAATCGACCGCAGGGCTGAAAGTTCTACGATACGAACAG caTTAAGCAACTATACCGCACGAAAGCCTCCACCAGATACGGAAGGCTACAGCAGTCAGGCAGAAAATACGTTCAACCGCTGGCGTGAGCGTTCGTCATCGGAGCTCAACAGGTTGTCCGAGCTGCAAGGACGTAAGCATAACTGGGAGGTGAAGTCAGGCTGTCACTTTAGCTGCATGGAACGGGGCAAGGGAGTGCAAATCGTGTCCTCGACAGCCGGGACCAACACCAACATTCAGCTCTGCACCGCCAACACGATT GCCTGTGATAAGGTGTTATCAACGTACGAATTTGCAACGCAGCTATGCAAGCGATATCAGCAGAAGGTGTCGGGATTGTCGGGTATTGGCATGCAAATAGCGCCCAGCATTGAGGATCCAGATCGAAGCTGTCGGGTGGCGTGTCAGGATACGTTCATCAGGCATCGCTTCTACCTGGTGAATGGAGAGCAAGGGCACTTTCCTTTCGGGACGCGATGCAATCACAATGAGTCGAATCGTTATTGCATCAATGGCAAATGTTTG CATTTTGGCAGCGACGACATACCGGTCAACGAGTCGTACAATGCGCTTCCTAACGTTCGAATTAAACGATCCACAAACAGAACCAAGCGGCATTTCGAGTACTTTGCTCCGATCAACGTGACCGAACGGTTAAGTCAAgagtttttggaaaatttgatTGCCAACATCGACTTTGGACGGACTACCAACGAAAATA ATATTGTTTTGGAGGAACATATTGACTTGAAAAATCCAATCTATGTTGACCCGTGA
- the LOC120951237 gene encoding G2/mitotic-specific cyclin-B-like produces MSRIMRIDENQVAGNLHEGGMKKVVAARRPVLGELGNKVLRNASQDLLGKGVEKGAALKNANPTLKNIKPRVDTRWRKADTAAAAVVVPKKVVTRSDSQKVAVEPKPSANADAVKVHVQLNKGNEVKHVALKREDSQLSLRTLAKQNRKAQPKSAPSSGTSSSDEHEIVSISKKPERVEAHSQKLLENIENIDANDGWNPMLVAEYVNDIYNYLNELESRPGYALCENFLDGHKEITHKMRTILIDWINEVHYQFKLDIDTYHMTVSLIDRYLQTMKTVPKKKLQLVGVTAMFIASKYEELFPPEIQDFVYITDDTYQKYQILEMEKEMVRTLDFNLGKPLPTHFLRRFSKAAKASDVNHVLAKYLIELASVDYSTAHYKPSEIAAAALYISLYLFPLTSNGGNGTSAIIWTKTLEHYTHYNVKYLAPIVQRLANVIKAVPKMMDKKVKYPWLKYSSSKFQCISTHPKLKGSEIEELLNNELRC; encoded by the exons ATGTCCCGCATTATGAGAATTGATGAG AACCAGGTAGCTGGAAACCTGCATGAAGGTGGGATGAAGAAAGTGGTTGCTGCCAGACGCCCTGTGTTGGGAGAGCTTGGCAACAAGGTGCTGCGCAATGCTTCCCAGGACCTGCTCGGCAAAGGTGTGGAGAAGGGAGCTGCGCTGAAGAATGCCAACCCGACGCTGAAGAATATTAAGCCACGCGTGGACACTCGATGGCGAAAGGCGGATACTGCTGCGGCGGCAGTTGTTGTTCCCAAAAAAGTAGTCACCCGATCCGATTCGCAAAAGGTTGCGGTAGAGCCTAAACCGTCTGCCAATGCGGATGCTGTAAAGGTGCACGTCCAGCTGAACAAAGGAAACGAGGTAAAACATGTAGCGTTAAAGCGTGAAGACAGTCAGCTGTCGCTGCGGACATTGGCGAAGCAAAATCGTAAGGCTCAACCGAAAAGCGCTCCTAGCAGCGGCACCTCATCATCGGACGAACATGAAATAGTATCAATCTCTAAG AAACCCGAAAGAGTGGAGGCCCATTCGCAAAAGCTGTTGGAAAACATCGAAAACATCGATGCGAATGATGGCTGGAATCCGATGTTGGTGGCGGAGTACGTGAACGACATTTACAACTATTTGAACGAGCTAGAGAGCAGGCCAGGATATGCGCTGTGCGAGAACTTCTTGGATGGTCATAAAGAG ATTACACATAAGATGCGAACGATTCTGATCGATTGGATCAATGAAGTGCATTATCAGTTCAAACTGGACATCGACACTTACCACATGACAGTGTCGCTCATCGACCGTTATCTGCAG ACGATGAAAACTGTTCCGAAGAAGAAGCTACAGCTGGTAGGCGTGACGGCGATGTTCATTGCATCCAAATACGAGGAACTGTTTCCACCAGAGATACAAGATTTTGTGTACATAACCGACGATACATACCAGAAGTATCAGATTCTCGAGAtggaaaaggaaatggtgAGAACGTTGGACTTCAATCTGGGAAAACCTCTTCCAACCCATTTCCTGCGTCGGTTTTCGAAGGCAGCGAAGGCGTCGGACGTAAATCATGTGCTGGCAAAGTATCTTATTGAGCTTGCCAGTGTGGATTACAGTACCGCGCATTACAAACCATCGGAG ATAGCGGCAGCTGCGTTGTACATATCGTTGTATCTGTTTCCACTAACATCCAACGGCGGAAACGGTACGAGTGCAATAATCTGGACTAAAACACTGGAGCATTACACGCACTACAATGTAAAGTACTTGGCGCCAATTGTGCAGCGGCTCGCAAACGTGATCAAGGCTGTTCCCAAAATGATGGATAAGAAGGTTAAATATCCTTGGTTGAAGTACTCCTCGTCTAAATTTCAATGTATTTCGACGCATCCTAAACTAAAAGGATCAGAAATCGAGGAGTTGCTCAACAATGAGCTACGTTGTTAG